In Tenebrio molitor chromosome 8, icTenMoli1.1, whole genome shotgun sequence, a genomic segment contains:
- the LOC138136894 gene encoding DNA repair protein complementing XP-A cells homolog, which translates to MSETEKIGEELPKSVINRIERNRQKALTIRQSKLVSHPYAKSAVVSIDKTTIKIGATKYKDTGGGFLLEEEPEKEFSDNLVTQEPPVLEPDQPICKKCKKPFAVSWLFDNFLFKCCNSCKDLEEHKLITKTEALNMYLLRDYDLDKREPPLKYITRKNPHNVRWGEMKLYLQLQIEERALEVWGSEEQIEEERQRRQEKKVIAKTKKYNKHLKELRMSMRSGLYDRTSVAAHVHEFGPETYNKEEDTYSRNCLTCSYAETFEKM; encoded by the exons atgtcagaaacagaaaaaatcgGCGAAGAATTACCTAAGTCTGTAATAAACCGGATAGAGCGGAACCGTCAGAAAGCATTAACCATCAGACAAAGTAAATTGGTTTCTCACCCTTACGCAAAAAG TGCTGTCGTGTCTATCGAcaaaaccacaattaaaatagGAGCAACCAAGTATAAAGACACTGGTGGCGGATTTTTACTAGAAGAAGAACCTGAGAAAGAATTTTCA GATAATCTCGTCACACAGGAACCACCAGTCCTAGAGCCTGACCAaccaatttgcaaaaaatgtaaaaaaccgTTTGCTGTCTCATGgctttttgataattttctgTTTAAGTGTTGCAATTCGTgcaa AGATCTTGAGGAACACAAACTCATAACAAAAACCGAAGCTCTGAACATGTATTTACTAAGGGACTACGATCTCGATAAGCGGGAGCCCCCTTTGAAGTACATCACACGCAAGAATCCTCATAACGTTAGATGGGGCGAGATGAAACTTTATTTGCAATTGCAG ATCGAAGAGCGCGCTTTGGAGGTGTGGGGCAGTGAAGAACAAATCGAAGAAGAGCGCCAGCGTCGCCAAGAAAAGAAAGTCATcgcaaaaacgaaaaaatacaACAAGCATTTGAAAGAACTGAGAATGAGCATGCGAAGCGGTTTGTATGACAGGACGTCGGTTGCTGCGCACGTCCACGAATTTGGCCCCGAAACGTACAACAAAGAAGAAGACACCTACAGCCGCAACTGTTTGACTTGTTCGTATGCAGAAACATTTGAAAAGATGTGA